One Siniperca chuatsi isolate FFG_IHB_CAS linkage group LG8, ASM2008510v1, whole genome shotgun sequence DNA segment encodes these proteins:
- the mcm7 gene encoding DNA replication licensing factor MCM7 isoform X1 — MARKDYAAEKDKCKRFLQEFYTEDDNGKKVFKYGAQLVALAHREQVSVFVELDDVAEEDPELVESICENAKRYTGLVADAIHELLPEYKERDVVARDSLDVYIEHRLMMEQRGRDPADTRDPRNQYPPELMRRFELYFKPPSTTKPKVVRDVRADSIGHLVTVRGIVTRATEVKPMMAVATYTCDQCGAETYQPIQSPSFMPLIMCPSQECVTNKSGGRLYLQTRGSKFVKFQELRIQEHSDQVPVGNIPRSMTVYARGENTRLAQPGDHVAITGVFLPLLRTGFKQAVQGLLSETYLEAHSITLMNKTEDDELGNEELTDEELRGITDEGFYEKLAGSIAPEIYGHEDVKKALLLLLVGGVQQAPKGMKIRGNINICLMGDPGVAKSQLLSYIDRLAPRSQYTTGRGSSGVGLTAAVMRDPLTGEMTLEGGALVLADQGICCIDEFDKMADADRTAIHEVMEQQTISIAKAGIMTSLNARCSILAAANPAYGRYNPRKSIEQNIQLPAALLSRFDLLWLIQDKPDADADLRLAQHITYVHQHCRQPPTHFTPIDMKLMRRYISLCKKRQPVVPESLADYITAAYVEMRKEARVSKDTTFTSARTLLSVLRLSTALARLRMMDTVEKEDVNEAMRLMEMSKDSLQADKSSTTRTQRPADVIFSLVRELATEGVAGRGGAGGVVRMAEAEQRCISRGFTPAQFQEALEEYEELNVWQLNQARSRITFV, encoded by the exons ATGGCTCGTAAGGATTATGCGGCAGAGAAAG acAAATGCAAAAGGTTCCTGCAGGAGTTTTACACAGAGGATGACAATGGGAAGAAGGTGTTCAAATATGGAGCTCAACTT GTGGCACTGGCCCACAGGGAGCAGGTGTCTGTCTTTGTGGAACTGGATGATGTGGCTGAAGAAGACCCCGAGCTGGTTGAGAGCATCTGTGAGAATGCAAAACGATATACAGGCCTGGTCGCTGATGCCATCCATGAGCTACTGCCAGAGTATAAAGAACGagat GTTGTGGCCAGGGATTCTTTGGATGTGTACATTGAGCACAGGCTGATGATGGAACAAAGGGGTCGTGACCCTGCGGACACTCGGGACCCTCGTAACCAATACCCACCCGAACTCATGAGGAGATT TGAACTGTACTTCAAGCCTCCCAGCACTACTAAACCCAAAGTGGTGCGTGATGTACGAGCGGACAGCATCGGGCATCTGGTGACAGTTCGAGGCATAGTGACCCGTGCCACCGAGGTCAAACCAATGATGGCTGTCGCTACATACACATGTGACCAGTGTGGTGCTGAGACCTATCAACCA ATCCAGTCTCCCTCCTTCATGCCCCTCATCATGTGCCCCAGCCAAGAGTGTGTCACCAATAAATCTGGCGGTCGACTCTACCTGCAGACCAGAGGCTCCAAATTTGTCAAGTTCCAGGAGCTGCGTATTCAGGAACAT AGTGACCAGGTGCCAGTTGGTAATATTCCAAGAAGCATGACTGTGTACGCCCGCGGAGAAAACACTCGTCTTGCCCAGCCAGGAGACCATGTAGCCATCACCGGagtcttcctccctcttctgcGCACAGGCTTCAAACAGGCTGTTCAG gGTCTTCTGTCAGAAACTTACCTGGAGGCCCATAGCATCACACTCATGAACAAGACCGAGGACGATGAGCTCGGCAATGAGGAGCTGACTGATGAGGAGCTGCGTGGCATCACAG ATGAAGGATTTTATGAGAAACTAGCCGGCTCAATAGCACCAGAGATCTATGGACATGAAGATGTAAAGAAGgctctgctcctgctgctggtTGGAGGAGTGCAACAGGCACCTAAAGGCATGAAAATCAGAG GCAACATAAACATCTGTCTGATGGGAGACCCAGGAGTCGCCAAGTCCCAGCTGCTGTCCTACATTGACCGTCTGGCTCCTCGAA GCCAGTACACAACAGGTCGCGGTTCGTCTGGTGTCGGTCTGACTGCAGCAGTGATGCGTGACCCTCTGACCGGAGAAATGACCCTGGAAGGTGGAGCCTTGGTGCTGGCTGACCAGGGCATCTGCTGCATTGATGAGTTTGACAAGATGGCTGACGCTGACCGCACAGCCATCCACGAGGTGATGGAGCAGCAGACCATCTCCATCGCTAAG GCCGGCATCATGACCTCCCTCAATGCCCGTTGCTCTATTCTAGCAGCAGCCAACCCCGCCTATGGCCGATACAATCCCCGGAAGAGCATTGAGCAGAACATTCAGCTGccagctgctctgctctcccGTTTCGACCTGCTCTGGCTGATCCAGGACAAGCCCGACGCCGACGCTGACCTCCGTCTGGCCCAACACATCACCTACGTCCACCAGCACTGCCGCCAGCCACCCACTCACTTCACCCCCATCGACATGAAGCTGATGAG GCGCTACATCAGTCTGTGTAAGAAGCGGCAGCCTGTGGTGCCTGAGTCACTGGCTGATTACATCACTGCTGCTTACGTAGAGATGAGGAAAGAGGCCCGAGTCAGCAAAGACACCACCTTCACCTCTGCCCGTACCCTCCTCTCCGTCCTCCGTCTGTCCACTGCCCTG GCTCGCCTACGCATGATGGACACCGTGGAGAAGGAAGACGTCAACGAGGCAATGAGACTGATGGAGATGTCAAAGGATTCACTACAAGCTGACAAGTCCAGCACCACAAG GACTCAGCGTCCGGCCGACGTTATATTCTCTCTGGTGCGTGAGCTCGCCACAGAGGGCGTGGCAGGCCGTGGCGGAGCCGGTGGAGTGGTTCGCATGGCTGAAGCGGAGCAGCGTTGCATCTCTCGTGGCTTCACCCCGGCCCAGTTTCAGGAGGCCTTGGAGGAGTACGAGGAGCTGAACGTGTGGCAACTCAACCAGGCTCGCAGCCGCATCACGTTTGTCTGA
- the mcm7 gene encoding DNA replication licensing factor MCM7 isoform X2: protein MMEQRGRDPADTRDPRNQYPPELMRRFELYFKPPSTTKPKVVRDVRADSIGHLVTVRGIVTRATEVKPMMAVATYTCDQCGAETYQPIQSPSFMPLIMCPSQECVTNKSGGRLYLQTRGSKFVKFQELRIQEHSDQVPVGNIPRSMTVYARGENTRLAQPGDHVAITGVFLPLLRTGFKQAVQGLLSETYLEAHSITLMNKTEDDELGNEELTDEELRGITDEGFYEKLAGSIAPEIYGHEDVKKALLLLLVGGVQQAPKGMKIRGNINICLMGDPGVAKSQLLSYIDRLAPRSQYTTGRGSSGVGLTAAVMRDPLTGEMTLEGGALVLADQGICCIDEFDKMADADRTAIHEVMEQQTISIAKAGIMTSLNARCSILAAANPAYGRYNPRKSIEQNIQLPAALLSRFDLLWLIQDKPDADADLRLAQHITYVHQHCRQPPTHFTPIDMKLMRRYISLCKKRQPVVPESLADYITAAYVEMRKEARVSKDTTFTSARTLLSVLRLSTALARLRMMDTVEKEDVNEAMRLMEMSKDSLQADKSSTTRTQRPADVIFSLVRELATEGVAGRGGAGGVVRMAEAEQRCISRGFTPAQFQEALEEYEELNVWQLNQARSRITFV from the exons ATGATGGAACAAAGGGGTCGTGACCCTGCGGACACTCGGGACCCTCGTAACCAATACCCACCCGAACTCATGAGGAGATT TGAACTGTACTTCAAGCCTCCCAGCACTACTAAACCCAAAGTGGTGCGTGATGTACGAGCGGACAGCATCGGGCATCTGGTGACAGTTCGAGGCATAGTGACCCGTGCCACCGAGGTCAAACCAATGATGGCTGTCGCTACATACACATGTGACCAGTGTGGTGCTGAGACCTATCAACCA ATCCAGTCTCCCTCCTTCATGCCCCTCATCATGTGCCCCAGCCAAGAGTGTGTCACCAATAAATCTGGCGGTCGACTCTACCTGCAGACCAGAGGCTCCAAATTTGTCAAGTTCCAGGAGCTGCGTATTCAGGAACAT AGTGACCAGGTGCCAGTTGGTAATATTCCAAGAAGCATGACTGTGTACGCCCGCGGAGAAAACACTCGTCTTGCCCAGCCAGGAGACCATGTAGCCATCACCGGagtcttcctccctcttctgcGCACAGGCTTCAAACAGGCTGTTCAG gGTCTTCTGTCAGAAACTTACCTGGAGGCCCATAGCATCACACTCATGAACAAGACCGAGGACGATGAGCTCGGCAATGAGGAGCTGACTGATGAGGAGCTGCGTGGCATCACAG ATGAAGGATTTTATGAGAAACTAGCCGGCTCAATAGCACCAGAGATCTATGGACATGAAGATGTAAAGAAGgctctgctcctgctgctggtTGGAGGAGTGCAACAGGCACCTAAAGGCATGAAAATCAGAG GCAACATAAACATCTGTCTGATGGGAGACCCAGGAGTCGCCAAGTCCCAGCTGCTGTCCTACATTGACCGTCTGGCTCCTCGAA GCCAGTACACAACAGGTCGCGGTTCGTCTGGTGTCGGTCTGACTGCAGCAGTGATGCGTGACCCTCTGACCGGAGAAATGACCCTGGAAGGTGGAGCCTTGGTGCTGGCTGACCAGGGCATCTGCTGCATTGATGAGTTTGACAAGATGGCTGACGCTGACCGCACAGCCATCCACGAGGTGATGGAGCAGCAGACCATCTCCATCGCTAAG GCCGGCATCATGACCTCCCTCAATGCCCGTTGCTCTATTCTAGCAGCAGCCAACCCCGCCTATGGCCGATACAATCCCCGGAAGAGCATTGAGCAGAACATTCAGCTGccagctgctctgctctcccGTTTCGACCTGCTCTGGCTGATCCAGGACAAGCCCGACGCCGACGCTGACCTCCGTCTGGCCCAACACATCACCTACGTCCACCAGCACTGCCGCCAGCCACCCACTCACTTCACCCCCATCGACATGAAGCTGATGAG GCGCTACATCAGTCTGTGTAAGAAGCGGCAGCCTGTGGTGCCTGAGTCACTGGCTGATTACATCACTGCTGCTTACGTAGAGATGAGGAAAGAGGCCCGAGTCAGCAAAGACACCACCTTCACCTCTGCCCGTACCCTCCTCTCCGTCCTCCGTCTGTCCACTGCCCTG GCTCGCCTACGCATGATGGACACCGTGGAGAAGGAAGACGTCAACGAGGCAATGAGACTGATGGAGATGTCAAAGGATTCACTACAAGCTGACAAGTCCAGCACCACAAG GACTCAGCGTCCGGCCGACGTTATATTCTCTCTGGTGCGTGAGCTCGCCACAGAGGGCGTGGCAGGCCGTGGCGGAGCCGGTGGAGTGGTTCGCATGGCTGAAGCGGAGCAGCGTTGCATCTCTCGTGGCTTCACCCCGGCCCAGTTTCAGGAGGCCTTGGAGGAGTACGAGGAGCTGAACGTGTGGCAACTCAACCAGGCTCGCAGCCGCATCACGTTTGTCTGA